In one window of Juglans regia cultivar Chandler chromosome 3, Walnut 2.0, whole genome shotgun sequence DNA:
- the LOC108984833 gene encoding protein GID8 homolog: MPLFWTVIHQLAEIGAMATSKKVITKEEWEKKLNDVKIRKEDVNKLVMNFLVTEGFGDAAEKFRCESGTAPDIDLATITDRMAVKKAVQCGNVEDAIEKVNDLNPEILDTNPHLFFHLQQQRFIELIRNGEVEEALEFAQEELAPRGEENQSFLEELERTVSLLAFEDVSNCPVGELLNISQRLKTASEVNAAILTSQSHEKDPKLPSLLKLLIWAQNQLDEKAAYPHINELSTAILEDPAI, from the exons ATGCCCCTATTCTGGACTGTGATTCATCAGCTTGCAGAGATCGGAGCAATg GCCACATCAAAGAAAGTGATTACGAAAGAAGAGTGGGAGAAAAAGCTCAACGATGTAAAGATTAGGAAAGAAGACGTGAATAAATTGGTGATGAATTTCCTTGTCACGGAAGGTTTTGGTGATGCTGCTGAAAAATTCCGTTGCGAATCTGGAACTGCAC CAGATATAGATCTTGCAACAATTACAGATCGCATGGCAGTTAAGAAGGCAGTTCAGTGTGGTAACGTGGAGGACGCAATTGAGAAAGTCAATGACTTAAATCCTGAG ATACTGGACACAAACCCCCACTTGTTTTTCCATCTCCAACAGCAAAGGTTCATAGAGTTAATTCGGAATGGGGAGGTAGAAGAGGCTCTAGAGTTTGCCCAGGAGGAGCTTGCACCAAGGGGAGAAGAAAAT CAAAGCtttttggaagagttggagAGGACTGTTTCACTTCTCGCTTTTGAAGATGTTTCCAACTGTCCTGTTGGAGAGCTTCTGAACATATCACAGCGGCTAAAGACTGCTAGTGAGGTGAATGCAGCCATCCTTACCAGCCAGAGTCATGAAAAAG ACCCAAAGCTTCCTAGCTTGTTAAAGTTACTGATATGGGCCCAAAACCAGCTTGATGAGAAGGCTGCTTATCCTCACATTAACGAATTGTCTACGGCCATACTTGAAGACCCTGCCATCTGA